The Halichondria panicea chromosome 14, odHalPani1.1, whole genome shotgun sequence genome contains a region encoding:
- the LOC135347917 gene encoding delta-like protein 1 isoform X1 produces the protein MLLRMSVLVLCMSCLCLWLGKLSVLVSADYVVQVELVSYSHPSNTRSDGQCCDPGNGVPCRGGERCDTYFIYCLMPRTSTATGCPNIVTDPGFTVVSTLIDDGDNIDSLHPRVFNLTGITTAWEGAQFYIQVLDYDNGPVDVIVRYRFDLSLSVGLTNTLMSTSNTGPSITLRATVLCTPFYSGNSCDIFDHCESGSNAVTCSDRGTCINGFTSFTCNCNCPYFGANCERQNFCFDRNCNGRGTCTNGLDSYTCVCNAGYTGADCEDDIDECLLMERVCSGHGNCSQGIATFTCSCDPGYTGQRYETDIDDCRNCNGNALRGALGDLIGGMVGGLLVLMLILLLLIVVVVVCARRKAQGKTIQDTQFQGDNPVHGIPKSRTNRTNTITSETAEFDNPIYGSQESLNDAEFVNAIYGDADFEDIPYELSPDTMTLVVPTCV, from the exons ATGCTGCTGAGAATGAGTGTccttgtattgtgtatgagCTGCCTGTGTCTGTGGCTGGGGAAG CTCAGTGTACTGGTGTCTGCAGACTATGTAGTACAAGTGGAGCTGGTCTCCTACAGTCATCCATCCAATACCCGCTCTGATGGTCAATGTTGTGATCCAGGCAATGGTGTACCATGTAGGGGAGGGGAGCGTTGTGACACCTACTTCATCTACTGCCTGATGCCACGTACCAGTACTGCTACAGGGTGTCCCAATATAGTTACTGATCCCGGATTTACTGTAGTTAGTACCTTGATTGATGATGGGGATAACATTGATTCCTTACATCCTCGTGTATTCAATCTGACTGGAATAACGACAGCCTGGGAG GGAGCTCAGTTTTACATACAAGTGCTGGATTATGATAATGGACCAGTTGATGTTATTGTAAGATATCGATTTGATCTAAGTCTCTCAGTTGGATTGACTAACACATTAATGAGTACATCAAATACCGGGCCTTCTATCACTCTGAGAGCTACTGTGCTATGTACTCCATTCTACTCTGGAAACAGTTGTGACATCTTCGATCACTGTGAGTCCGGATCCAATGCTGTCACATGTAGTGACCGAGGAACGTGTATCAATGGATTTACTAGTTTCACTTGCAACTGTAACTGTCCCTATTTCGGTGCAAACTGTGAGCGTCAAAACTTTTGCTTTGACAGAAATTGCAATGGGAGAGGAACGTGTACAAACGGCCTTGATTCCTACACCTGTGTCTGCAATGCTGGCTAcactggtgctgattgtgaggatgatattgatgagtgcttGCTAATGGAGAGGGTGTGCAGTGGTCACGGCAACTGCTCTCAAGGAATAGCAACCTTCACCTGCTCATGTGatcctggctacactggaCAGAGATATGAGACTGACATTGATGATTGTAGGAACTGCAAtggaaatg CGTTGCGTGGTGCTCTAGGGGATCTGATAGGAGGAATGGTGGGAGGTCTCCTAGTGCTGATGCTGATACTCCTGCTCCTGATAGTGGTCGTGGTGGTGTGTGCACGGAGGAAAGCTCAGGGGAAGACCATTCAAGACACTCAGTTTCAAG GAGACAATCCAGTGCATGGGATTCCTAAGAGCAGGACTAACAGAACAAACACCATCACTTCAGAAACAGCTGAGTTTGACAACCCTATATATGGCAGCCAGGAATCACTCAACGATGCAGAATTCGTCAATGCAATTTATGGAGATGCAGATTTCGAGGACATACCTTATGAACTGTCCCCTGACACTATGACACTTGTAGTACCTACATGTGTATga
- the LOC135347917 gene encoding delta-like protein 1 isoform X2 translates to MRVLVLCMSCLCLWLGKLSVLVSADYVVQVELVSYSHPSNTRSDGQCCDPGNGVPCRGGERCDTYFIYCLMPRTSTATGCPNIVTDPGFTVVSTLIDDGDNIDSLHPRVFNLTGITTAWEGAQFYIQVLDYDNGPVDVIVRYRFDLSLSVGLTNTLMSTSNTGPSITLRATVLCTPFYSGNSCDIFDHCESGSNAVTCSDRGTCINGFTSFTCNCNCPYFGANCERQNFCFDRNCNGRGTCTNGLDSYTCVCNAGYTGADCEDDIDECLLMERVCSGHGNCSQGIATFTCSCDPGYTGQRYETDIDDCRNCNGNALRGALGDLIGGMVGGLLVLMLILLLLIVVVVVCARRKAQGKTIQDTQFQGDNPVHGIPKSRTNRTNTITSETAEFDNPIYGSQESLNDAEFVNAIYGDADFEDIPYELSPDTMTLVVPTCV, encoded by the exons ATGAGAGTccttgtattgtgtatgagCTGCCTGTGTCTATGGCTGGGGAAG CTCAGTGTACTGGTGTCTGCAGACTATGTAGTACAAGTGGAGCTGGTCTCCTACAGTCATCCATCCAATACCCGCTCTGATGGTCAATGTTGTGATCCAGGCAATGGTGTACCATGTAGGGGAGGGGAGCGTTGTGACACCTACTTCATCTACTGCCTGATGCCACGTACCAGTACTGCTACAGGGTGTCCCAATATAGTTACTGATCCCGGATTTACTGTAGTTAGTACCTTGATTGATGATGGGGATAACATTGATTCCTTACATCCTCGTGTATTCAATCTGACTGGAATAACGACAGCCTGGGAG GGAGCTCAGTTTTACATACAAGTGCTGGATTATGATAATGGACCAGTTGATGTTATTGTAAGATATCGATTTGATCTAAGTCTCTCAGTTGGATTGACTAACACATTAATGAGTACATCAAATACCGGGCCTTCTATCACTCTGAGAGCTACTGTGCTATGTACTCCATTCTACTCTGGAAACAGTTGTGACATCTTCGATCACTGTGAGTCCGGATCCAATGCTGTCACATGTAGTGACCGAGGAACGTGTATCAATGGATTTACTAGTTTCACTTGCAACTGTAACTGTCCCTATTTCGGTGCAAACTGTGAGCGTCAAAACTTTTGCTTTGACAGAAATTGCAATGGGAGAGGAACGTGTACAAACGGCCTTGATTCCTACACCTGTGTCTGCAATGCTGGCTAcactggtgctgattgtgaggatgatattgatgagtgcttGCTAATGGAGAGGGTGTGCAGTGGTCACGGCAACTGCTCTCAAGGAATAGCAACCTTCACCTGCTCATGTGatcctggctacactggaCAGAGATATGAGACTGACATTGATGATTGTAGGAACTGCAAtggaaatg CGTTGCGTGGTGCTCTAGGGGATCTGATAGGAGGAATGGTGGGAGGTCTCCTAGTGCTGATGCTGATACTCCTGCTCCTGATAGTGGTCGTGGTGGTGTGTGCACGGAGGAAAGCTCAGGGGAAGACCATTCAAGACACTCAGTTTCAAG GAGACAATCCAGTGCATGGGATTCCTAAGAGCAGGACTAACAGAACAAACACCATCACTTCAGAAACAGCTGAGTTTGACAACCCTATATATGGCAGCCAGGAATCACTCAACGATGCAGAATTCGTCAATGCAATTTATGGAGATGCAGATTTCGAGGACATACCTTATGAACTGTCCCCTGACACTATGACACTTGTAGTACCTACATGTGTATga
- the LOC135347908 gene encoding neurogenic locus notch homolog protein 1-like isoform X1, whose amino-acid sequence MVLRMSVLVLCMSCLCLWLGKLSVLVSADYVVQVEMLSYSHPSNMLPSSRCCDSLSLEECSSGERCDTYFTYCLIPRASSAEVCPNTAPGFTLVSSVIWNGADIDFSQLNVFGLPNPFNLTGISTAWEGAQLYIPVFDFDSNADDLIVRYRFDLSLSVESTRLFSSTEPAITLSATVLCASFYSGSTCEMFNHCDSNAVTCSDQGTCTNDLDSYTCVCNAGYTGADCEDDIDECLLMERVCSGHGNCSHGIASFTCSCDPGYTGQRCETDINDCDGINCSGNGGCVDMVNMFLCDCEPGYTGADCETNIDDCVNRNCSGNGVCVDGVNSFSCELLRGAPGDLIGGVVGGLLVLMLILLLLIVVVVVCVRRRAQGKTIQDTHSQGDTISYIPGDNPVYGIPENRTNRTNTITSETEAEFDNPIYGSQESLNDAELVNSIYGDADFEDVPYKLAPAISDYETPSTCV is encoded by the exons ATGGTGCTGAGAATGAGTGTccttgtattgtgtatgagCTGCCTGTGTCTATGGCTGGGGAAG CTCAGTGTACTGGTGTCTGCAGACTATGTGGTACAAGTGGAGATGCTCTCCTACAGTCATCCATCCAATATGCTCCCAAGCAGTCGATGTTGTGATTCACTCAGTCTTGAAGAATGTAGCAGTGGGGAGCGCTGTGACACCTACTTCACCTACTGTCTGATACCACGTGCCAGTTCTGCTGAAGTGTGTCCCAATACTGCTCCTGGATTTACTCTAGTCAGTAGCGTTATCTGGAATGGGGCAGACATTGACTTCTCACAACTTAATGTATTTGGACTCCCTAATCCATTCAATCTAACTGGAATATCGACAGCCTGGGAG GGAGCTCAGCTTTATATACCAGTGTTTGACTTTGATAGTAATGCAGATGATCTTATTGTAAGGTATCGATTTGATCTGAGTCTCTCAGTGGAATCAACAAGGCTATTTTCTAGTACCGAGCCTGCTATCACTCTGAGTGCTACTGTGCTATGCGCTTCATTCTACTCTGGAAGCACTTGTGAGATGTTTAATCACTGTGATTCCAATGCTGTCACATGCAGTGACCAAGGAACTTGTACAAACGACCTTGATTCTTACACCTGTGTCTGCAATGCTGGCTatactggtgctgattgtgaggatgatattgatgagtgtttGCTAATGGAGAGGGTGTGCAGTGGCCATGGTAACTGCTCTCATggaatagcctccttcacctgctcatgtgatcctggctacactggaCAGAGATGTGAGACTGACATTAATGATTGTGATGGAATAAACTGTAGTGGAAATGGTGGTTGTGTTGACATGGTGAACATGTTCCTATGTGACTGTGAACCTGGCTAcactggtgctgattgtgagaccaacattgatgattgtgtgaataggaactgcagtggaaatggtgtgtgtgtggatggtgtcaACTCGTTCAGTTGTGAAT TGTTGCGTGGTGCTCCAGGGGATCTGATAGGAGGAGTGGTGGGAGGTCTCCTAGTGCTGATGCTGATACTCCTGCTCCTGATAGTGGtcgtggtggtgtgtgtgcggagGAGAGCTCAGGGGAAGACCATTCAAGACACTCACTCGCAAG GAGACACCATTTCCTATATTCCAGGAGACAACCCAGTGTATGGGATTCCTGAGAACAGGACTAACAGAACAAATACAATCACTTCAGAAACAGAAGCTGAGTTTGACAACCCAATATATGGCAGCCAAGAATCACTCAACGATGCAGAACTGGTCAATTCAATTTATGGAGATGCAGATTTCGAGGACGTACCTTATAAACTGGCCCCTGCAATATCAGACTATGAGACACCTAGTACCTGTGTATGA
- the LOC135347908 gene encoding neurogenic locus notch homolog protein 1-like isoform X3, whose amino-acid sequence MAGEDYVVQVEMLSYSHPSNMLPSSRCCDSLSLEECSSGERCDTYFTYCLIPRASSAEVCPNTAPGFTLVSSVIWNGADIDFSQLNVFGLPNPFNLTGISTAWEGAQLYIPVFDFDSNADDLIVRYRFDLSLSVESTRLFSSTEPAITLSATVLCASFYSGSTCEMFNHCDSNAVTCSDQGTCTNDLDSYTCVCNAGYTGADCEDDIDECLLMERVCSGHGNCSHGIASFTCSCDPGYTGQRCETDINDCDGINCSGNGGCVDMVNMFLCDCEPGYTGADCETNIDDCVNRNCSGNGVCVDGVNSFSCELLRGAPGDLIGGVVGGLLVLMLILLLLIVVVVVCVRRRAQGKTIQDTHSQGDTISYIPGDNPVYGIPENRTNRTNTITSETEAEFDNPIYGSQESLNDAELVNSIYGDADFEDVPYKLAPAISDYETPSTCV is encoded by the exons ATGGCTGGGGAAG ACTATGTGGTACAAGTGGAGATGCTCTCCTACAGTCATCCATCCAATATGCTCCCAAGCAGTCGATGTTGTGATTCACTCAGTCTTGAAGAATGTAGCAGTGGGGAGCGCTGTGACACCTACTTCACCTACTGTCTGATACCACGTGCCAGTTCTGCTGAAGTGTGTCCCAATACTGCTCCTGGATTTACTCTAGTCAGTAGCGTTATCTGGAATGGGGCAGACATTGACTTCTCACAACTTAATGTATTTGGACTCCCTAATCCATTCAATCTAACTGGAATATCGACAGCCTGGGAG GGAGCTCAGCTTTATATACCAGTGTTTGACTTTGATAGTAATGCAGATGATCTTATTGTAAGGTATCGATTTGATCTGAGTCTCTCAGTGGAATCAACAAGGCTATTTTCTAGTACCGAGCCTGCTATCACTCTGAGTGCTACTGTGCTATGCGCTTCATTCTACTCTGGAAGCACTTGTGAGATGTTTAATCACTGTGATTCCAATGCTGTCACATGCAGTGACCAAGGAACTTGTACAAACGACCTTGATTCTTACACCTGTGTCTGCAATGCTGGCTatactggtgctgattgtgaggatgatattgatgagtgtttGCTAATGGAGAGGGTGTGCAGTGGCCATGGTAACTGCTCTCATggaatagcctccttcacctgctcatgtgatcctggctacactggaCAGAGATGTGAGACTGACATTAATGATTGTGATGGAATAAACTGTAGTGGAAATGGTGGTTGTGTTGACATGGTGAACATGTTCCTATGTGACTGTGAACCTGGCTAcactggtgctgattgtgagaccaacattgatgattgtgtgaataggaactgcagtggaaatggtgtgtgtgtggatggtgtcaACTCGTTCAGTTGTGAAT TGTTGCGTGGTGCTCCAGGGGATCTGATAGGAGGAGTGGTGGGAGGTCTCCTAGTGCTGATGCTGATACTCCTGCTCCTGATAGTGGtcgtggtggtgtgtgtgcggagGAGAGCTCAGGGGAAGACCATTCAAGACACTCACTCGCAAG GAGACACCATTTCCTATATTCCAGGAGACAACCCAGTGTATGGGATTCCTGAGAACAGGACTAACAGAACAAATACAATCACTTCAGAAACAGAAGCTGAGTTTGACAACCCAATATATGGCAGCCAAGAATCACTCAACGATGCAGAACTGGTCAATTCAATTTATGGAGATGCAGATTTCGAGGACGTACCTTATAAACTGGCCCCTGCAATATCAGACTATGAGACACCTAGTACCTGTGTATGA
- the LOC135347908 gene encoding neurogenic locus notch homolog protein 1-like isoform X2, with the protein MVLRMSVLVLCMSCLCLWLGKLSVLVSADYVVQVEMLSYSHPSNMLPSSRCCDSLSLEECSSGERCDTYFTYCLIPRASSAEVCPNTAPGFTLVSSVIWNGADIDFSQLNVFGLPNPFNLTGISTAWEGAQLYIPVFDFDSNADDLIVRYRFDLSLSVESTRLFSSTEPAITLSATVLCASFYSGSTCEMFNHCDSNAVTCSDQGTCTNDLDSYTCVCNAGYTGADCEDDIDECLLMERVCSGHGNCSHGIASFTCSCDPGYTGQRCETDINDCDGINCSGNGGCVDMVNMFLCDCEPGYTGADCETNIDDCVNRNCSGNGVCVDGVNSFSCELLRGAPGDLIGGVVGGLLVLMLILLLLIVVVVVCVRRRAQGKTIQDTHSQGDNPVYGIPENRTNRTNTITSETEAEFDNPIYGSQESLNDAELVNSIYGDADFEDVPYKLAPAISDYETPSTCV; encoded by the exons ATGGTGCTGAGAATGAGTGTccttgtattgtgtatgagCTGCCTGTGTCTATGGCTGGGGAAG CTCAGTGTACTGGTGTCTGCAGACTATGTGGTACAAGTGGAGATGCTCTCCTACAGTCATCCATCCAATATGCTCCCAAGCAGTCGATGTTGTGATTCACTCAGTCTTGAAGAATGTAGCAGTGGGGAGCGCTGTGACACCTACTTCACCTACTGTCTGATACCACGTGCCAGTTCTGCTGAAGTGTGTCCCAATACTGCTCCTGGATTTACTCTAGTCAGTAGCGTTATCTGGAATGGGGCAGACATTGACTTCTCACAACTTAATGTATTTGGACTCCCTAATCCATTCAATCTAACTGGAATATCGACAGCCTGGGAG GGAGCTCAGCTTTATATACCAGTGTTTGACTTTGATAGTAATGCAGATGATCTTATTGTAAGGTATCGATTTGATCTGAGTCTCTCAGTGGAATCAACAAGGCTATTTTCTAGTACCGAGCCTGCTATCACTCTGAGTGCTACTGTGCTATGCGCTTCATTCTACTCTGGAAGCACTTGTGAGATGTTTAATCACTGTGATTCCAATGCTGTCACATGCAGTGACCAAGGAACTTGTACAAACGACCTTGATTCTTACACCTGTGTCTGCAATGCTGGCTatactggtgctgattgtgaggatgatattgatgagtgtttGCTAATGGAGAGGGTGTGCAGTGGCCATGGTAACTGCTCTCATggaatagcctccttcacctgctcatgtgatcctggctacactggaCAGAGATGTGAGACTGACATTAATGATTGTGATGGAATAAACTGTAGTGGAAATGGTGGTTGTGTTGACATGGTGAACATGTTCCTATGTGACTGTGAACCTGGCTAcactggtgctgattgtgagaccaacattgatgattgtgtgaataggaactgcagtggaaatggtgtgtgtgtggatggtgtcaACTCGTTCAGTTGTGAAT TGTTGCGTGGTGCTCCAGGGGATCTGATAGGAGGAGTGGTGGGAGGTCTCCTAGTGCTGATGCTGATACTCCTGCTCCTGATAGTGGtcgtggtggtgtgtgtgcggagGAGAGCTCAGGGGAAGACCATTCAAGACACTCACTCGCAAG GAGACAACCCAGTGTATGGGATTCCTGAGAACAGGACTAACAGAACAAATACAATCACTTCAGAAACAGAAGCTGAGTTTGACAACCCAATATATGGCAGCCAAGAATCACTCAACGATGCAGAACTGGTCAATTCAATTTATGGAGATGCAGATTTCGAGGACGTACCTTATAAACTGGCCCCTGCAATATCAGACTATGAGACACCTAGTACCTGTGTATGA
- the LOC135347903 gene encoding fibropellin-3-like yields the protein MSCLCLWLGKLSVLVSADYVVQVEMLSYSHPFNTRSDGRACDLTSNCDTYFTYCLLPRASADRGCPNSGPGDTLVSNVILDGADIDFSQLNVFGLPNPFNLTGISTAWEGAQLYITVFDFDSNEDDLIVRYRFDLSLSMESARLFSSTEPAITLNATELCAPFYSGSTCEMFNHCDSNAVTCSDQGTCTNDLDSYTCVCNAGYTGADCDVDIDECLLMERVCSGHGNCSHGIASFTCSCYLGYTGQRCGTDTDECDGINCSGNGRCVDMVNMFLCDCEPGYTGADCETNIDDCVNRNCSGNGVCVDGVNSFSCECVSGFTGEMCSVETQEMRSDDTTATIAGGVVGGLVGIVIIVIVIVIIVKNKQESSKYNVSGGGTADNGIQCQNNVVYGVCEMNTAQPQTNTLPTGPPPSSLQELEYDYPLYNVSKPLPPVYGSVDEKDEKLMINVNVSYATVAEREDKLGQTSDIYDDVNMRQ from the exons atgaGCTGCCTGTGTCTATGGCTGGGGAAG CTCAGTGTACTGGTGTCTGCAGACTATGTGGTACAAGTGGAGATGCTCTCCTACAGTCATCCATTCAACACACGCTCTGACGGTCGAGCTTGTGATTTAACCAGTAACTGTGACACCTACTTCACCTACTGTCTGTTGCCACGTGCCAGTGCTGATAGAGGATGTCCCAATAGTGGACCTGGAGATACTCTAGTCAGTAACGTTATACTTGATGGGGCAGACATTGATTTCTCACAACTTAATGTATTTGGACTTCCTAATCCATTCAATCTAACTGGAATATCGACAGCCTGGGAG GGAGCTCAGCTTTATATAACAGTGTTTGACTTTGATAGTAATGAAGATGATCTTATTGTAAGGTATCGATTTGATCTCAGTCTCTCAATGGAATCGGCAAGGCTATTTTCTAGTACCGAGCCTGCTATCACTCTGAATGCTACTGAGCTATGTGCTCCATTCTACTCTGGAAGCACTTGTGAGATGTTTAATCACTGTGATTCCAATGCTGTCACATGCAGTGACCAAGGAACGTGTACAAACGACCTTGATTCTTACACCTGTGTCTGCAATGCTGGCTatactggtgctgattgtgatgtggatattgatgagtgcttGCTAATGGAGAGGGTGTGCAGTGGCCATGGTAACTGCTCTCATggaatagcctccttcacctgCTCATGTTATCTTGGCTACACTGGACAGAGATGTGGGACTGACACTGATGAATGTGATGGAATAAACTGTAGTGGAAATGGTCGTTGTGTTGATATGGTGAACATGTTCCTATGTGACTGTGAACCTGGCTAcactggtgctgattgtgagaCCAACATTGATGACTGTGTGAATAGGaactgcagtggaaatggtgtgtgtgtggatggtgtcaACTCGTTCAGTTGTGAATGTGTGTCTGGCTTCACTGGAGAGATGTGCAGTGTGGAGACACAAG AGATGAGATCAGATGATACAACAGCTACTATAGCAGGTGGAGTAGTCGGGGGACTGGTAGGGATTGTGATCATAGTCATTGTCATAGTGATTATTGTCAAAAACAAGCAAGAGTCGTCTAAATACAACG TTAGTGGAGGAGGAACAGCCGACAATGGCATACAATGTCAGAACAACgtggtgtatggtgtgtgtgagatgAACACAGCTCAACCTCAAACCAACACCCTCCCTACTGGTCCACCCCCCTCCTCTCTACAAGAGCTGGAATATGACTATCCCCTGTATAATGTGTCGAAGCCCCTCCCACCAGTGTACGGGAGTGTGGATGAGAAGGATGAGAAACTCATGATAAATGTAAATGTTAGCTATGCAACCGTTGCCGAGCGTGAGGATAAACTGGGACAGACTAGTGATATCTATGATGATGTCAACATGAGGCAATGA